The genomic segment CACGGCCGGAAGACTCTTCAGGGAGACGGGATCGGCGACAGGTAAAACAGCACGAGCGCAGCCAGGTTGTTAATCGCGTGCGCGATCATGCCCGGCACCAGCGACCCGGTGTACTCATACAGGTACGCCAGGATCATTCCCAGGATGACGATCGGCAGCAGGGTAACGAGCGACAAGTGCGCGGCGGCGAAGAACGCGGCGCTTGCCAGGACGGCGGCGTGGCGTCCAAGTTTGCGGCGAAAGGCGCCATAGGTTAGCCCACGAAAAAAGATCTCCTCCCCGATTGGAACCACGATGGCGACGAGGACCGCGAGCATCACCACGTCCGCCGGCGCGCGGAACTCGCGCAATAGACGAAACACCGGGGTATGGGCTTCCTGCTGAGTCACCAACTCGGTGGCAGCCTGCCGCCCGATGAACAGGCCGGCGGCGAAGATCGTGAGGGTCTGCCCGAGAAAGTTGCCTCCGAGGGCCGCGGCCGCTGCGAGCGCCGCCGCGGCGAGGCGGCGCCGCCATGCTCCTCCGGCCAGCCCGAGGCTGGTCCGCGGGAGCCGGTACTTGATAAGGGCGATGTAGAGGGACGCGCCGGCGAAGATGGCGTTCTGGACCACGGTGAGCGTCACGATGAACCCCAGCGACGACAGCAGTCCGAGGTGGAGGGCAAGCGTGTCCAGCGCCAACGAGAACGGCAGGATCGCTAGGACGAAGAACAACGGCAGCGCCACGACTTCTGCGAACCCCCACGTCGGTGCGCGGGAAGGTCGCACGACCAAATACACCGACGCCGCCAGCCCCGCTGTGGCGAGCGTGACGAGCGTCCACGCCACGGCGGACGGCCGCCGGAGGCGCGCGGCGGCATCGAAGCCGACGAGGCCGG from the bacterium genome contains:
- a CDS encoding type II CAAX endopeptidase family protein, which codes for MTTLAWLVLFEAVLAAGLVGFDAAARLRRPSAVAWTLVTLATAGLAASVYLVVRPSRAPTWGFAEVVALPLFFVLAILPFSLALDTLALHLGLLSSLGFIVTLTVVQNAIFAGASLYIALIKYRLPRTSLGLAGGAWRRRLAAAALAAAAALGGNFLGQTLTIFAAGLFIGRQAATELVTQQEAHTPVFRLLREFRAPADVVMLAVLVAIVVPIGEEIFFRGLTYGAFRRKLGRHAAVLASAAFFAAAHLSLVTLLPIVILGMILAYLYEYTGSLVPGMIAHAINNLAALVLFYLSPIPSP